A single region of the Kwoniella botswanensis chromosome 1, complete sequence genome encodes:
- a CDS encoding ATP synthase subunit beta, mitochondrial, with translation MTLVSRSAIRLSRRGGQQLRNARANAAFFNTAANQAQNVLPKFNASSSRVQVPAKSSINSARTYATPSNLQTGSIKTVIGAVVDVHFDSENLPPILNALDVQFAEGQEKPEGGRLVLEVAQHLGENTVRCIAMDGTGGLVRGQKVVDTGAPIKIPVGPATLGRIMNVIGQPIDQRGPIKGVKEAPIHADAPEFVDQSTQAEVLETGIKVVDLLAPYARGGKIGLFGGAGVGKTVLIQELINNIAKAHGGYSVFTGVGERTREGNDLYHEMRETGVINLEGDSKVALVFGQMNEPPGARARVALTGLTIAEYFRDEEGQDVLLFIDNIFRFTQAGSEVSALLGRIPSAVGYQPTLSTDMGGMQERITTTKKGSITSVQAVYVPADDLTDPAPATTFAHLDATTVLSRSIAELGIYPAVDPLDSKSRMLDPRVVGEKHYQIATRTQQILQSYKSLQDIIAILGMDELSEEDKLTVERARKIQRFMSQPFAVAQVFTGIEGRLVPLKDTVAAFEEILDGKHDHISENSFYMVGGIEDVKAKHEKSLKEQGN, from the exons ATGACTCTCGTCTCAAGATCTGCTATCCGTCTCTCCAGACGAGGTGGTCAACAGCTCAGAAACGCCCGTGCCAACGCCGCTTTCTTCAACACAGCTGCCAACCAAGCTCAAAACGTTCTCCCAAAGTTCAACGCTTCCAGCTCTAGAGTTCAAGTCCCCGCCAAATCTT CTATCAACTCTGCTAGAACTTACGCTACCCCTTCCAACCTCCAAACCGGTTCCATCAAGACCGTCATCGGTGCCGTCGTCGATGTCCACTTTGACTCTGAGAACCTCCCTCCTATCCTCAACGCCCTCGATGTCCAATTCGCTGAGGGTCAAGAGAAGCCCGAAGGTGGTCGACTCGTGCTCGAAGTCGCCCAACACTTGGGTGAGAACACCGTCAGATGTATTGCTATGGACGGTACCGGTGGTCTCGTCAGAGGTCAAAAGGTCGTTGACACTGGTGCTCCCATCAAGATCCCAGTCGGTCCTGCCACTCTTGG TCGAATCATGAATGTTATTGGTCAACCCATCGATCAACGAGGTCCTATCAAGGGTGTAAAGGAAGCTCCTATCCACGCCGATGCTCCTGAATTCGTTGACCAATCCACCCAAGCTGAAGTGCTCGAGACCGGTATCAAGGTCGTCGATCTCCTTGCCCCTTACGCCAGAGGTGGTAAGATTGGTCTTTTCGGTGGTGCCGGTGTCGGTAAGACTGTGCTCATTCAAGAGCTTATCAACAACATCGCCAAGGCCCATGGTGGTTACTCCGTATTCACCGGTGTCGGTGAACGAACTCGAGAGGGTAACGATTTGTACCACGAAATGAGAGAAACCGGTGTCATCAACCTCGAGGGTGACTCCAAGGTAGCTCTCGTGTTCGGTCAAATGAACGAACCCCCTGGAGCTCGAGCCCGAGTTGCTCTTACCGGTCTTACCATCGCTGAATACTTCAGAGACGAAGAGGGTCAAGATGTGTTGCTTTTCATTGACAACATTTTCCGATTCACTCAAGCCGGTTCCGAAGTATCTGCCTTGTTAGGTCGTATTCCTTCCGCTGTAGGATACCAACCTACCCTCTCTACCGATATGGGTGGTATGCAAGAGCGAATTACCACCACCAAGAAGGGATCTATCACTTCCGTGCAAGCCGTTTACGTGCCTGCCGATGATTTGACTGATCCTGCTCCTGCCACCACCTTCGCCCACTTGGACGCCACCACCGTGTTGTCTCGATCCATCGCCGAGTTGGGTATCTACCCCGCTGTCGACCCTCTCGATTCCAAATCCCGAATGTTGGACCCTCGAGTCGTCGGTGAGAAACACTACCAAATCGCTACCCGAACTCAACAAATCCTCCAATCTTACAAATCTCTCCAAGATATCATTGCCATTTTGGGTATGGATGAATTgtcagaagaagacaagTTGACCGTCGAACGAGCCCGAAAAATCCAAAGATTCATGTCTCAACCTTTCGCCGTCGCTCAAGTTTTCACCGGTATCGAAGGTCGATTGGTACCCCTCAAGGACACCGTTGCTGCCTTCGAGGAAATCCTCGACGGTAAACACGATCACATCTCCGAGAACTCCTTCTACA TGGTCGGTGGTATCGAAGATGTCAAGGCTAAGCACGAGAAGTCCCTTAAGGAACAAGGTAACTAA
- a CDS encoding ribosomal protein L7/L12: MSIPRTLLRSARASSSRLILSRPLSTSRPLFAEAESSSSAAAAAPVSPKISPIVDQISSLTLLEVSELVSALKTKLNITEIALPAASAAPAASASAGASGEPAEAAEEKPKEKTIFTVKLEKFDAAAKAKIIREVKAIMPNMNLVEAKKFVESVPQTLKENLPKEEAEKLQKTLQDLGATVSLV; the protein is encoded by the exons ATGAGC ATCCCCCGAACCCTCCTTCGTTCCGCCCGAGCATCATCCTCCCGACTCATCCTCTCCCGTCCATTATCAACTTCAAGACCACTTTTTGCCGAAGCTGAATCCTCCTCTTccgccgctgctgctgcccCTGTTTCACCTAAGATCTCACCTATCGTAGACCAGATCTCGAGTTTGACGTTGTTGGAGGTATCGGAGTTGGTTAGCGCtctcaag ACCAAACTCAACATAACGGAAATCGCCCTCCCCGCCGCCTCAGCAGCCCcagcagcttcagcctcAGCGGGCGCATCAGGAGAACCAGCCGAAGCTGCCGAGGAGAAACCAAAGGAGAAGACAATCTTCACTGTCAAACTTGAGAAATTCGATGCCGCTGCGAAAGCAAAGATCATCAGGGAGGTAAAGGCTATTATGCCTAATATGAACTtggtcgag GCCAAGAAATTCGTCGAATCCGTCCCTCAAACCCTCAAAGAGAACTTaccaaaagaagaagcagagaaaTTACAAAAGACATTACAAGATCTCGGTGCTACCGTTTCTCTCGTATAG